CTGTTCACCTCCATTCGCGACGTCGGAGCGCCCTTCAAGGCTTCGCGGACGTGCTTTTCGGACGCTTGTCTCAGAGACGCCGCATTCCTGGACCAGCTGCTCTCTTGGAACGTCGTATGGCCGTGCGACAATTTCTACATGTTCGTTTGTCGCCAGTGGAGAAATCAGTTCGCCGCGACGCCGTTGGCCGGTTCCGTTTCAGCGGACGACGATTATGTTGCGAATGCCGAAGAAAAAATGTACGCGATTCTCGAAGACCGGCGTCAAGGCTCAAGCTTACTCCAGCCTCTCCGTGATCTAATGGACAAGTGCATGGACGTCAAACGTATTCAGTCGGACGGTTGGGACCCGCTGCTGGCGTTTATGTCCGAAGCTTCAATGGTGACCTTTCCTATGACACCGCCTACACGACCTTCGTTATCCGCGTGGAAGACAGCGGGTCAAGTGCTTCGAAGAACTGGCACCTCCGCGTTGCTCAACGTTGGCATCGCCGCGAATCCGCGCGTTCTGAACGAGGACATTGTACTGATCGCGCCGCCCGATATGCTTACCAGCAACAGGGTCATCGACGTCAACGAGGCCGTGCGTCTCTATACAGACGCTGTGTTCTCAGCTGTCAAGGCGCTGCGAAAGGAATTTATTCCTGCGGCTTATACCTTGGGCATTGTCAAGTTCGCGGGCAATCTTGAAAAGCTTTGCAAACTGAAGCCTCGCGAAAGACAGTCCTACCAAATCGCCAGAGCTAATACGTCATCGCACCTCTTCACCTTTGTTACCGAAGCACTTCGAAGTAGCGAACCTCGTGCTCCGCGAGCAGGATCAGATGTGTTGATCCAGTCGCCGCACCTCGTCTACAAGATTGTCAAGCTCGTCGAAGACACGGAGTTGCACACCGTTTTCAATTACATCTCGCTCAGGTTGATGATCCAGACGTCCCCGTTCATTCCGCAAAACGACCTGACAGACTTTTACGGCCCGCTTGTCCTCGGCAAGTTTCAACATTCGCTTCCTCGCTGGAAGCTCTGCCTTCGCGTCGTTGAGAAGACCTTGTTTCCCCTCGCCTACGTGTCGTTCCTGACTAACCTCAGCGCCCACGCGTCGCCGCTCAAGTTCCACGACGCGGTCAGCAGTGCTGCGAGGGAGCTCCTTCACGGCGTAAAGACGTCGCCGCTCTTCAACGCCTTGTCGAGAACTGCCATCCAGAAGATGTTCGTCAATACCCGTTTCAAGGTGCTGGCTCCACCGTGGATCCACGACGACGCACTTCTAAGGTCATACTACCAAAGCCTGCCCACCATAAAGCCGACGGACACAGCTTTCGGATCCTACGTGGCAACCTTCGAGCATGTCTTTGCGCATACCGCATCGCGCGACTATTCGCAGCAGTGGAGCCACTCTGCCTTCAGCACGGACTGCTACTACGACGGCAGCGT
This genomic stretch from Dermacentor silvarum isolate Dsil-2018 chromosome 2, BIME_Dsil_1.4, whole genome shotgun sequence harbors:
- the LOC119440718 gene encoding uncharacterized protein LOC119440718; its protein translation is MQAEERRQASKRRHNPHEGRESEIPSSSLHSLADMGLEGFLLRECHGQPFRCKFVSRGDAERTKTSSLTEATPFESCEELSNASSSDSQHLVFETTSEGRSLLELPRDVEESPETRFSATSNKEPVWAEADKHKATRTVVHRNTSERSRGIHETEMPRVRPSCPEELTIAALKTRRRKSGQLSMDDMLESFCRRRMPLTGRRTKIRPTLDLARATHSSLQEVRSTSLIDSPDIISSTERTCRDDVLAAVMFVAAVTSVLAVLLYLFTSIRDVGAPFKASRTCFSDACLRDAAFLDQLLSWNVVWPCDNFYMFVCRQWRNQFAATPLAGSVSADDDYVANAEEKMYAILEDRRQGSSLLQPLRDLMDKCMDVKRIQSDGWDPLLAFMSEASMVTFPMTPPTRPSLSAWKTAGQVLRRTGTSALLNVGIAANPRVLNEDIVLIAPPDMLTSNRVIDVNEAVRLYTDAVFSAVKALRKEFIPAAYTLGIVKFAGNLEKLCKLKPRERQSYQIARANTSSHLFTFVTEALRSSEPRAPRAGSDVLIQSPHLVYKIVKLVEDTELHTVFNYISLRLMIQTSPFIPQNDLTDFYGPLVLGKFQHSLPRWKLCLRVVEKTLFPLAYVSFLTNLSAHASPLKFHDAVSSAARELLHGVKTSPLFNALSRTAIQKMFVNTRFKVLAPPWIHDDALLRSYYQSLPTIKPTDTAFGSYVATFEHVFAHTASRDYSQQWSHSAFSTDCYYDGSVRTIFVPLLVFNITAGVDAAGDYAQVPRAAYRVVKCVLDMMFADANSTSGDESWLDLETRHRFEDAERCFGGSPHEVPLRARWFPKLTDALAMKFAFNTFRKATASSGKAWGLRLPNGKYLTNDQLFFVFLVLQACERSGDRQLAAKAGTTWNVVLRSYQDFHAALECPLGSSMNQAGHCSI